The Paenibacillus thermoaerophilus nucleotide sequence GTGTTCGGCACGGCGCTGGTTCCGCGGTCGTCAGCCAGTTCTCCCAGCCCTCGTCGGCGATTTTGTTCAAGCGGCACCTGCCGGCGGATCAGATCGGTCCGGCAGCGGGCTGCCGCAGCGCAAACGAAGAGGCCCCTGAACCTTCGGCGGTTCGGGGCCTCGTTGATCGCCGGCTTCTTATTCAAACAGCTTCAGATAGCGGCCATAGCCTTCCTTGACCAGATCTTTTTTCGGGATAAAGCGCAGCGCCGCCGAGTTGATGCAGTACCGAAGGCCGTTCGGTCCCGGCCCGTCGTGGAACACATGCCCCAGGTGCGAATCGGCTTCCCGGCTGCGCACCTCCGTGCGGATCATGCCGTGGCTGAGGTCAAGTTCTTCCCGAATCGCCGACTCGTCCAAAGGCTGCGTAAAGCTCGGCCAGCCGCAGCCCGAATCGAATTTGTCCTTCGAGCTGAACAGGGGCTCGCCGGATACGATGTCGACGTAGATGCCTTCCTCGTTGTGATCCCAATACTCGTTGCGGAAAGGCGGCTCCGTCGCGTTGTTCTGCGTGACCTCGTATTGCAGCGGAGTAAGCTTTTCCCTCAGGCGCTGCTCTTCTTCTTTGCTTTTGGCCTTCCAGTGTTTTTGGATAAAAGCTTCCCGGCCGGAGCCTTTCAGGTACAGTTGGTACCGCAGTGGATTTTTCTTGTAGTAATCCTGGTGGTAGTCCTCCGCGGGATAGAAGGTTTGCGCAGGCGAGATTTCCACCGCGATCGGTTTGTCGAACCGGCCGCTTTCCTGCAATTCCTTTTTGGAGGCTTCGGCAATGGCTTTTTGCTTCTCCGAGTGGTAAAAGATCGCCGGGCGATAGGAAGATCCCCTGTCGTGGAACTGTCCTCCGGCGTCGGTCGGGTCGATCTGCTGCCAGAAGAGGCCCACCAGCTCCTCATACGGAATGACGTTCGGATCGAATTCGATTTCAACCGCCTCCGTGTGGCCCGTCGTTCCCGAGCACACCTCCTCGTAGGTCGGATTTTCCGTATGTCCTCCCGTATAACCCGAAGTGACGCGGATGACGCCCGGCAACCGGTCGAACGGCTTTACCATGCACCAAAAGCATCCTCCGGCAAACGTGGCCAGTTCTGTCTGATGTTCCGCCATCGGTATCCCTCCATTCGGATTTGCTGTTTTCATTATGACGGCCGTCCGGTTGCCATGTCAAACCGTCGGGGCGGACGCGGCGGATTTTCTTCGGAACCATAGAAAGTTCTGGGTTGCGCGCGCCCGGCGTTTCATGCTATAATGGCTCTCGCGTCAAGTCCCAGTAGCTCAGCTGGATAGAGCAACGGCCTTCTAAGCCGTCGGTCGGGGGTTCGAATCCCTCCTGGGACGTAAAAGCAGCAACAGCCGCCTTCGGGCGGCTTTTTGCATGGCTGCGCCGGTCGCGTCTGTATAACGGGCGGCCAGAGCCGTCGGATAAGAGGGGGACTCCTTATGAATTGGTTGTTTTATGCGCTTTTGTCGGCCGTGACGGCTGCGCTTGTATCGATTTTCGGCAAAATTGGCTTAAGCGTTTGCGTTTATTTTGCTGAGCGGAATTGCGGGCGCGTTGTCGTGGCTGTTTTATTTTCTCGCGCTGAAAACGGGCAAGGTGGCCCAAGTCGGCGCGGTCGACAAGCTGAGCGTCGTGATTGCGGTTGCGCTGGCGTTTATTTTCCTCGGGGAGAAAATCTCCGGGGTCAACGCTGCCGGCGTCGCCTTGATCGTAGCGGGCGCGATTCTCGCGGCCCTGAAATAACACCGGTCACGGTTCCGGACATCGAAGGAGCCTCCCGCTGCGGCGGGAGGTTTTTTTGCCGTTCCGGACGGGCCCGCCGGGACAGCCTGGCGTAAATTGTCAGCGCTCCGGATGTTTACTCGGCCAAGCCCCCTGTATATAATGAGAACATATGTTCTAGGAATCGGGAGGGGAGAGTATGCCGCAACTCCAGACGCAAGACGAAATCCGCATGGTGAAGGAATATCTGGTGCTTGCCGTCATGCTCGATCTGTTGGAGCATGACGCGGCGAAGATGCAGCTTCCGGGTTTGAAAATGTCCCACCTCTATATTCGCCAGTTGCGGAGCATCCAGCAGGGCATACCGGAACGAATGCGCGAGCTGCGCCGCGAATTCAAGCGCAGCGGCATCCGGATCGTCGGCATGGAGCGGAGCAAGACGCATATCCGGGCGGATTACCTGTGCCGGGGATATCGGCACGAGATGATGCTGCAGGGCGATCTCGTGAAGTCGGAGATCGAGGTGAGGCTTGAGCGCGAATTGGCGATCGCCCCGAAGGCCGGCGAAGGCCGGCCATGACCGCTTCCCGGACCGTGCTGCTGGCGGACTGCCAGTCGTTTTACGCTTCGGTGGAGAAGGCGGCGAACCGGCACATCCGGGATAAGCCGGTGGTGGTGGCGGGCGATCCGAAGCGCCGCAGCGGCATTGTGCTGGCCGCCTGTCCGATCGCCAAACGTTACGGCGTCACCGCGGCGGAGAGCTTGCGGGAGGCGCTGAACAAGTGCCCGGGCCTCGTCGTGGTGCAGCCGCGCATGCGGCATTACATCGATATTTCTCTGCAGATTACCCGCATTCTGGAATCGTATACGGATCTGGTCGAGCCGTTTTCGATCGACGAGCAGTTCGTGGACATTACGGGCAGCTTGGCCTTGTACGGCTGCAGCGCGGTCGAGCTCGCGCGCCATATCCAGATGCGGGTGTTCGAGGAGACGGGAATCCGTACCCGGATCGGCATCTCGGAAAACAAGCTGCTGGCCAAGATCGGCTGCGACCTGTTCGCCAAAAAAAACGAAACGGGTATTTACGAGCTGAGCCGGGACCGTCTGCCGGACATTCGGGGGATGGAGCTGAACAAGCTGTTCGGGATCGGCACCCGCACGATGAGGCATCTCCACCGGATCGGCATTTATACGGCGGGAGAGCTGGCGGATATGCCGCTGGCCGTGCTGAAGCGCAAGCTTGCGGCCGCCGTCGGCAAGAACGCCGACATCTGGGCCGAGGTGCTGTGGCGGACGGCGAACGGCATCGATGATTCGCCCGTTACGCCCGACGCGTTCGGTCCGCAAAAAGGGATCGGACGCCAGACGACGCTGCCCGTCGACTACACCGACGAGACGGCGATCCAGGTCGTGCTGCTGGAGCTGTCCGCGCTGGTCTGCGAGCGCAGCCGCCGGAAGGGCTACCAGGGATCGGTCGTCAGCGTGGGCGTGCAGGGCGCCGACTTCGACCGTCCCGGCGGATTCAGCCGGCAGATGAAGCTGGAGATGCCGACAAACGTGACGCGGGAGGTGTATGCGGCGGCCAAGGCGGTGTTCCGGAAGCACTGGGACGGCAAGCCGGTACGCAAGGTGTGGTTGTCGCTGGGCGACCTGCAGGAAGACGGGGTCCTCCAACTGAGTCTGTTCGGGGACCGGGAGAGATGGCTCGAGCTGGAACGCACAGTGGACGGCTTGAAGGACAAATACGGCCAGATGTCATT carries:
- a CDS encoding DNA polymerase IV; this translates as MTASRTVLLADCQSFYASVEKAANRHIRDKPVVVAGDPKRRSGIVLAACPIAKRYGVTAAESLREALNKCPGLVVVQPRMRHYIDISLQITRILESYTDLVEPFSIDEQFVDITGSLALYGCSAVELARHIQMRVFEETGIRTRIGISENKLLAKIGCDLFAKKNETGIYELSRDRLPDIRGMELNKLFGIGTRTMRHLHRIGIYTAGELADMPLAVLKRKLAAAVGKNADIWAEVLWRTANGIDDSPVTPDAFGPQKGIGRQTTLPVDYTDETAIQVVLLELSALVCERSRRKGYQGSVVSVGVQGADFDRPGGFSRQMKLEMPTNVTREVYAAAKAVFRKHWDGKPVRKVWLSLGDLQEDGVLQLSLFGDRERWLELERTVDGLKDKYGQMSLFWAASLMPGSQLKLLDNKIGGHLK
- the msrA gene encoding peptide-methionine (S)-S-oxide reductase MsrA; the protein is MKTANPNGGIPMAEHQTELATFAGGCFWCMVKPFDRLPGVIRVTSGYTGGHTENPTYEEVCSGTTGHTEAVEIEFDPNVIPYEELVGLFWQQIDPTDAGGQFHDRGSSYRPAIFYHSEKQKAIAEASKKELQESGRFDKPIAVEISPAQTFYPAEDYHQDYYKKNPLRYQLYLKGSGREAFIQKHWKAKSKEEEQRLREKLTPLQYEVTQNNATEPPFRNEYWDHNEEGIYVDIVSGEPLFSSKDKFDSGCGWPSFTQPLDESAIREELDLSHGMIRTEVRSREADSHLGHVFHDGPGPNGLRYCINSAALRFIPKKDLVKEGYGRYLKLFE